AAGAGTATTTCACTGATTTGCTTTACAAGAGTAAACCACAATTACTATATCGTATATTCTTATTCAATTTCTCACACATTTCTTCTATCTTGTCTAATAAGTAGTTAAAGCATGATTAACTTACCTGAAATCTGACAGATTTTAGATTGGTTTGGGTTTGCAGTCTAGACgggactcccaaaacggagttaactcccaaaacggagtcttTGGCTCCATCATGCATTGCGGTAAAATGgcgtttctaatgtaaacaacgtatgagttatgccccttagttctaaataaatctctaaaattggccaaaaacacgacaaaaatttattttaagctttcaaaaacatttctgaaTGTTTATTTGTCATATTTATGTCAAATGTTCATAACTGTTTACTTGTATTAcgtaagattaatttttaaaatgaaaaattcacccATATCTTCGATCGCGCATAACTATaactttttagaaataaattaaatgcttGGATATGATTATTTCTCATTGTTTGTTGAAATATAGTCTCATTTACATCATTTTCAGGCTTAATTACTTAATTATCTTGAATAATTATGCATCTAATATGGTTAACTATCATCGGAAACGCCGCCAGcgattataattgttttgatgataattatctgtttaatttaaagagttattataTCTAGAATGacaatatgtttaattttctagGTTTTTAAACTACCAattctattttttcaaaacaaataagacGTTTTTAATCATCGCTAGAGCAGCCAGTTTTTGTTAGCAGTCGGGGCCCTTTTCGTTTATGCACTTATCAATTTGTGTGTTTGGTGACTTTAAATGTAACACAATACGAAGAAAGTacaatttaatgcaatttacctTTTAGTAACGATaaaattccatgaaaaacacaaaatatcactttttaagCATCGTCCAAACATCCAACTTCGGAGATAAATAACTTTCTTAAGTGCAAATAAACACCTATTTCGTGCAAATACGATCGATAGTAAATTATATCCTGggtcttttaaaacatgttagaaGTCTGCCAACACATGCAGCACTTTGCAAGATGATTTTTCGTGGACCCCATGTTTTCATCGAAAAATCGCCATTTTTTGTATAAGTGCGCATGCGtagactcccaaaacggagtccaAAATACTTGcagaaattcacttccgttgactccgttttgggagtccgTCTAGACTGGTTTGCCTCTCTAGAATTCAACACTCATCGTATTACGGCTGTCgtaaaattcataatttatgaATTTCGTACATaagtattttcaatatacaccactgaaatgaatttttatttaactcAACTTGTACGTTCTCTTAATCtaaatcttttataaatttattattttgtacagATTGAAATTTTTGCGACATTTGATGTGCGCGAAATTCAATTTAACTTCCGGTTGACAGGTACTTGCATAGTGCGGCATTAGTTTCAGGTTTGTTTAAGAATGTTACTTCTATAAGCTTGTACACTTTATCAAAATCGAGAGTTCTGATAAATAATTGCTTATCCGTGCATATAAATTCTCAAAGAGGCTGCATGAACTTCATGATGAAGCCTACATTCAAGTACATTGTTTATCAGTCTGAATCTATCTAGACCGACTCACAGCCTTCATCCATGCATGAATATGCCTGACCACTTCTCTAAACAAAatgctatactctgtcccaagtttcAGCTTCCTCTACCttttgcttaatattttgataatcataaaaaatactttgttgTCCAAAATACGTTTCATCCACTacactctgtcccaagatatttatgcagcacattttcttaaattattcgatttttataaatatctcagggttcaaacgattttcatttaatagtaTGAACAAATCCCaagatttcttttttgaaaCGCCCCATCTAGCTTGTCTTCAGTACActgcaaaaaataaaacgtaTATGGGGATTTTCCATTGCAACAGAAATAAAAGTACCTGGATGATAACTctgaaaaattgtgcaaagtATTCTGAATTACTTCTGAATAgtgaaaagatgtcaacatttcacattataaatctctgtaataAGTCTGTTTTCATTCCTTTGAatttttctaaaagaaaaaaggTAAAGTgttaatgaagatatcttggatattttcacAGACTATAGAAAGGAAAAAGTTCAGTTTTTCTGGATTGACACACCCCCTCTACTGTTaaaggtttcaatacacaataaACAATAGAAATTCCTCGTGAATTTTACTTGGGAAACGACATGGAAAGTATCCAGataataacattgaaaaattctGAGGTGTCCCGAGTTTCTGAGTACTtctaaatggagaaaagatgtaaatatatcccaatataaatctctgtaagaaatttGATTTCGTTCTCCAGGTAAAAATAGATAAAGGGTGAATGAACTTCAATAAAGAAATCTTGGTACTGATTCAGTAGTACCGGTACTTCTTTGACATGTATATTCTTGTTAAAATTCATCAAAAGTGACAGCAACAGTAACTTGAGACATACTATCTGGTCTAGTGATAATAGCAACGTATGCTATAATAGatgacattttaaatttcaggTGTGTGACAATGGCTGGGAAAAGGGATCCAGATACACCGACCGACACAGAACCAAAACATATGACAAGTACCCCATTTTCTAGTGACGCAAAACCAGATGTtgctgaaatgtttaaaaagatggGGGATAAATTGGGGTGGTTCCAATACAATAACTTGGAAACAGCTTACAAAACTGTAAGTTTCAAATATAAAGGTCATTTCTTCATTTAAAGCAAAACAGAGTCCCCTTTGttcccttaaaaaaaatatttctgttaaaTCCCAAACGAAATGAACTAACATAGGTTTTCAATTTTGTATATCTTTGACAATTTcagaatttgaaatatatttaacggTTACCAGTATTGTTGAATCTTTTAGTTTAGTAATAATTTAAGTATATTCATTGATTGAAGAGATCACAATTAGAAACCGAAACTTGAAAGCATTTGAAAGATACTATCTTCACAACCAATTCATAAATGCTTAATGTTTATGCTTAGAATGATTAAGTAATAATGGTgagtattttttgttttaacagcTGTCCAAAAGTAGCaagaaaaaatccacaaaatcaagaatAAAGAAAGAAACTCCAAACAGAAGGAAAGGTGTGAAtcgttttatataaaaataatgttgtaaTGTGactacaatgtacatatatgatatTCCAGACATTGAAATTTGTTCATTTGGTTGATGGGttgttttttctctttaaaataaacaaatattctgTTGTGTTCTCTTTACAGATGAAGAATTAtcaaaagcaaaacattttaaagaaaataaaacactgGGGAAAGACAGGGAACAACACAAGCTGTCCTTTAACACATCACCACTGAAAGAAAACCAGTCACAGAATATCAGCAGTGAAGACTTCCTAGAACCAGAACCAGTTCCACCAAGAAAATCAAAGGCTTGCACTGATTTAACCAAAGAATGGAGGATAAATCAGAATAGCAAGAAAAAGCTTAGTCGGATATCAATCATTCCATCTGCAGGTGCTGAGAATATTTCTCATGGTCTGATTACTCACGGAGATAAGAGATACTCTATCTCCAATGCTGATGTAGGATGTCCTGTTCAAGAATCCACCAGAATTCATAGCCGACAAAGCATTGACAACTTACTGGACGACTCAGAGGATTCCAATCAAAGTTGTGAAGGAAGAAATCAAAGCGGAGAGCTGAAACAAAACATTTCTGAGGAAGATTCCTACAGACAGCTTCATATAATGAAAAAGCGTCCCAATTTAGGTGATGACGAAGTAGTTGATGCAATGAATCTTTTAAAGATAAACAGACTAAAAGAAGAAGAGACCCAGTTTTATACCACTGCACACTGTGATGTCTCTGAGCAGGATCTTCTTTTCCAAACAGTGATGGAAGATGGTGACAAGAGCCCCAGTAATGATGTTTCAAAAAGTGAAAGTCGAGTAGAGGAATTGGAGAACATCCAGAGTTTAGGTGATAGTTCAGTGGAGAGGTTGGATGGATGTGATAGCTCATCCTACGTAGAACTGGTGGATGCATCAGCTCAGGttgaaaaatcttatttatcaagTTCTGAAATTGTGGAAGGTAACAAAACAGCATCCAATTCATCTCAAGGTGACTCTCATCAGGAAAACAGTGAAAGTTCAGGGAAGGATTCCTTTTGTGAGAAGATTATGAAAGTAACAGAAATACAGAGTCAAGAAGATATTAGTGTAGATCAGGTACAGGGAAGTAGTGATTCCTCTTACATTGAGATAGCAGATGCTTCATTACAAACCAGTGTGGTTTCTCAAAGTCAGAAGAACCATAAGCAAGAGCTTGGGTCTGAGTCTTCGTATGTAGAGGTGGAAGAGAGATCACTCCAAACCAGTACTACAAACTTATCTCATAAAGAGGGGGATAGGAGTAGCTTTTCTGCTTCAGAATGGGATCAGATTAGTTCTGAAAATAATGATCAAGTTCAAGTAAAAGGAGGAAATTTTGAGAGTGTCACAGAGAGCCCAATGAAATGTGACAGAATTTGTAGTGAGCAAAACAGCAATGCTAGTAATACTAGATTCAGTAGTGATGAGGAAGATGGTTCAAGTGATGACTCCTTTACCTACCTTAAAGAGAAAGTGAACTCAAAGAAGAACGATGCAAGTGGTAAGAAAATAGATGAAAAGATCTCTGCCATCAAAAACCTGAACACTGACAGAATGATGGAAAAGTGTGCATCACACCTAGATGATTCTTTACCTGATATTATTCCCACAGAAACTCACAGTGAGAAGAAAAGGGAGACAAGAAAAAAGGCAGATGATTGTTATGCAGAGTTTTCTTCAGATTCTGATAACGATGTACATGATGATCAAAATTCAGGTGCACACAGGTTTGAGGAAGTGATATCATCAGACTCAGACAATGATTTACCTGAGAGAACTAGTGCAGGTGTACCAAGTATGGAAGATGTGTTATCATCTGATTCTGATGAGGATCTACAAAGAGTTACAGGTGCAAATCAACAGGGAAATACAGGTGTACTTTCTTCTGATTCCGATGACTTCTTATCAGACATACCAtacaaaaataggaagaaaacaTCAGTAAAAAAAGACCGAAAGACCAGCAGTGATCACTGGAGGTTCTtatgttctctctctctttctctcgttctctctctctctctttgattTCTTTACTTTGTCATGCTAATTAGGAATTCATTGTTCTTTACTTTGTCATGCTGATTAGGAGTTCATTGTTTATGGAATACATGTAATGAACTGTACACATAATGCTATTGATTCTGTTTTACAGGACACCCAAACATTACAGAAGTGAATCAAGTACAGATGAGGAAGAGTTGGAATCATGTAAGCCAGTTTTCACtttatgtacaatatatatctGTACCTAGGTCTATGtgaaaactgaaatctgatgaagaaaaaaatgctttgtgtgaaaagcaaacaaattaaaaaaaatactgctaATAAATGCTGTGAACCAAATTTGGTTCAAAATCTACTTCCTAACAATTTCTTTGAGTGTATTGAAATTACTGATATCTTTGgtttatattttcagttttccaaaaaataaaatcacaaaagaCCATCCCTCAGGAAGAAACTCCTCCAAAGAACAAAAGGTTGGTTATTGTGTTGTTTAAGAATGGATTGCTTTTGTTTAATgctactttttcatttttaagtgTGATAAATGAAATAGGGATCTAATTAATTTCAACCTGGtgtgttatttattatattggACAGTCTAGATGATTTTATCGTGGATGATGATGACGTGAGCAGCAGTGAGAATGAGGTTGATTTCTACATCACCACCAACACTGTGTTCACCACACGACACAGGTACATATACAACATTTAGTCCAATAATTTCATTAATGATGCAAATAACTCACTGTCGGGGTGCAGGCAGGGATTTTCATACCTATATAAAATGAAGATAATGTAAAACTTACCTGTACAACAATTtagataatatttatttaaacaaacgctgaaaattatatcaatattagtaaaaatgtaatgaagaatCATCCTTTAAGTATTATAAAGTGTTCTTAATTGTTATGGCCGTGGTGCGTtcaaattaatcataaagcaCTTCAACCTTTATTAGATTTAATCACAACTTGACTATAATAATCACCACATAgtaatcaaagaatgattcatatacatgtatcttttaaaaatacactgtatatgcaaacatacattgataacacttgcaatttttttatttatttttttttattattaaaacttgaaattaaatcttttttctttgtaaacgTTAGAAAAGTTGAACCCATTGTGCTGGATGACAGTGAAGATGATATTTTCAAATCTGGtaagaatttattttccatGTATTCTGTTCATGTACCAGGTATTTTAAGTTTTAGTGATAGTTAGTTATATTGTTGCCATTGATTTCAATTCAAGAATgccttttttatctaaaatacatttataatcatGGTTTTATCAATCTTATAACTTTTctataacaatacatgtataataaacaaGACAGTTTTATCAGGTGAATCTTTTTCTGCCTATCAGACATTAAGCCCATCAAGAGAAAGACAAAGGAGAAATCCCAGAAGACACCAGCATCCAACAGGAAGAGAACTGAAAGATGGGAGGAGGAGGAAGAAGACAGAGGGAGGGGAAAGTACAGCTTCCTCAAGTCTCTGTCCATTGACACTCCGGACGACCACGCTGACAGAGAGGCTCTCAGGTGAGGCCTCTGAAGGGGTGTTGGCGTAGTCTGATAATACTTTTCATTCCTTAAAATAGTTCATTATCAAAAATTCTACACATAATTCTAATATTTTCAAGCTGATGTCGGCTTGTTTACATGTGTCATTATAGAATACCTCTGCATTACAGTAAAATTCATGGCACTTTACTGTatgcagggaaatatttgcccacATTTTATTTTCGTCCTTGTTGTCAGCGTGCAAATTTAAGATTGGGCAAATTCCAGTGTcttaaattattaaacaaaactatatttaaatgaattcaaaacgGAAACTGTTTGCAAGGGAAGAAGGCGAAAATAACACAGCCGTGACAAGGCGAAAAAATAACCCTATATATAGTTTTAAGACTTATTACtactacaatgtacatatacaagGCTCTGTTTATAAGTATGGTATGTAGTACAATGTagtaatttatgaaatatttaccatGATAAGAATGTACTagtaatatgaattaaaacttagTACCTATATATTAAGTTTATCAGCAAAATATTTGGCCTCttaagttattacatgtatgtatatgtaatgtattacatgtaatgcaACATGCCTATgatcgaaagaaaaaaaaaccttcattgTTCATGTGCTTTGCACcacattgaaattttaatggtTGAGAACACTGTTTCAGTATTTGTGGTATTGATTAACATTATTACCGGcacatgtatttagttttaagGCACTCACTATTCTATTATTTGTAGAATTGAAGTATCTTTTTTAAGAGTGCTTGTTTGCTTGTAATTTTTCTAGTTTTGTGGAACTTTTTTTAGGTTCTCAAAGAATTTTAAGAAGATGAAGGAAGATTTGACCAAGAAACTGTTTAAGATCTACAATGACACAGTTTTTGATAATCAGgttagtaaataaataaattcttgTAATCATACTACACAGTAAAATTagttactgtagattcctaaataaacgtgaggaattaatGTCCGCATAACatcgcgagaagcacatctcacgaattttaaaatcttgcttttctTTTTGGgcatatgtaaactacatgaaactatgataaaaattcggcatttgagattttatgttctcgctttttgatggaaaacggttgaatcacagaattaagtactcacgtaaaataaggaatcttcTGTACTAAATGGTAAGGTCCATAGCaaacaaaaagttttaagtgAAAATGTAATGTGTTTTAACACATAGTTTGTTACccaatgcagaaaaaaatggtTTTGGTTTTGGTTCACTaacacatttaaaatttaatctacATTTTCCAATGAAGTCATTTTACTTAAAAGAAATTGTAGATGTTGGGCTTGTTCTTTTCTTCATACATCTCTTTTAAGAAGACCTTTATTTTTGCCTGTTTGATATGAGGTTGTTGCAAgttatgtatgtacatgtttatgaaaatatggcaaattcaaataataattcatGCATTTAAGCTCCCAGAGGATCTGCAGATACTGTGGAACAACCGCCTGTTGAAGACAGCAGGCTATTGTGTGTATAGGAAGAATGCTAAGGTCCATGACAGCAAGACTGTACGAATCGAACTTTCCACCAAAGTCTGTGACTCTGCAGGTTTGTGAATAAATTAACcatatcaaatacatttaaaagcACAATATTTGCCTTTATATTGACATTATTAGGGTGCCCTATTGTTATCAAGTCTGGTGGTGAGTTCTTCCATCCTTCTGTTCatccatttttatttatctGGAACATATTTCCTCTCCGTTTGGTCAAGGTGGCCTCAAAATTCACTCATTCAGTAACTATGAGTAGAATGTGTGTATTGACCTTTAAGTACAGGTATTATTCAGGATTAAATGTCAAGGTTGATAAACCTCTCTGTGTAAAATCCTTGTTAgaactactgtatacagggaaatattcgcccccgttttatttttgcccctttcgccTTCGTTGTCAGagtgaatttaagactgggcaaacTCTACATAACAAATAATATCTCTGTTAACACATCTGCATCTTGGCAAAATGACAAATTCAAGAAATGGCATAACCATTTGCAATTgtaaagggcgaaaataaccctgtatacaataGCTAATATTTTTATGTCCTTTGCTAAAATAAGGCCATTTGAGATGTTCATCATCTCAACCATGTCTTGTTACTACATAAAAggcttttaattttgaatgcTTTATTTATTACAGAGAGAGTGAGGGACACACTTATCCATGAACTTTGCCACGCTGCTGTCTGGCTCCTGCATGGCAAAAATGACGGCCATGGTCCCTATTGGAGAATCTGGTACTGTAGTTCAAATCAATCATTCCTAAAACAAATGGTAAAGACTTTAAGAACTAGATTTATAGCAGATAAATGGTGTGTTACAGTTACATAAAATGTCACAATTTTTACTTAGCTCTTTATATGATGTCTCTTTTACTTTAGGGCTAAAAAAGCAAATCTGACTCATCCTGAAATTCCTGTGATTGCACGTTGCCATAGCTACAGCATTTCTACTAAATATACCTATCAATGTAGTAAATGTGGATATAGGTAAGATGTATTTGAGATCATGAAAATGAGATGCATATGCGTAgcattttactttattatactttcatattAAATACTCAAATCTGAGTGGTTTAGACACA
The nucleotide sequence above comes from Magallana gigas chromosome 2, xbMagGiga1.1, whole genome shotgun sequence. Encoded proteins:
- the LOC105329863 gene encoding germ cell nuclear acidic protein; translation: MAGKRDPDTPTDTEPKHMTSTPFSSDAKPDVAEMFKKMGDKLGWFQYNNLETAYKTLSKSSKKKSTKSRIKKETPNRRKDEELSKAKHFKENKTLGKDREQHKLSFNTSPLKENQSQNISSEDFLEPEPVPPRKSKACTDLTKEWRINQNSKKKLSRISIIPSAGAENISHGLITHGDKRYSISNADVGCPVQESTRIHSRQSIDNLLDDSEDSNQSCEGRNQSGELKQNISEEDSYRQLHIMKKRPNLGDDEVVDAMNLLKINRLKEEETQFYTTAHCDVSEQDLLFQTVMEDGDKSPSNDVSKSESRVEELENIQSLGDSSVERLDGCDSSSYVELVDASAQVEKSYLSSSEIVEGNKTASNSSQGDSHQENSESSGKDSFCEKIMKVTEIQSQEDISVDQVQGSSDSSYIEIADASLQTSVVSQSQKNHKQELGSESSYVEVEERSLQTSTTNLSHKEGDRSSFSASEWDQISSENNDQVQVKGGNFESVTESPMKCDRICSEQNSNASNTRFSSDEEDGSSDDSFTYLKEKVNSKKNDASGKKIDEKISAIKNLNTDRMMEKCASHLDDSLPDIIPTETHSEKKRETRKKADDCYAEFSSDSDNDVHDDQNSGAHRFEEVISSDSDNDLPERTSAGVPSMEDVLSSDSDEDLQRVTGANQQGNTGVLSSDSDDFLSDIPYKNRKKTSVKKDRKTSSDHWRTPKHYRSESSTDEEELESFFQKIKSQKTIPQEETPPKNKSLDDFIVDDDDVSSSENEVDFYITTNTVFTTRHRKVEPIVLDDSEDDIFKSDIKPIKRKTKEKSQKTPASNRKRTERWEEEEEDRGRGKYSFLKSLSIDTPDDHADREALRFSKNFKKMKEDLTKKLFKIYNDTVFDNQLPEDLQILWNNRLLKTAGYCVYRKNAKVHDSKTVRIELSTKVCDSAERVRDTLIHELCHAAVWLLHGKNDGHGPYWRIWAKKANLTHPEIPVIARCHSYSISTKYTYQCSKCGYSIGRHSKSLDTSRKVCGFCHGEFVLLNNQKMSRGSASTPATPRTPNKFAMYVKENYSTVKEKEKDLKHGDIMKLLGKQFAEKNKISS